The genome window GGGTTATTGCCCCGATTCCTCCAGCATGTAGCTCACGGTCTTCTCGATATCCTCGTCGGAGAGGTCCGGGTTGCCGCCGCGGGCCGGCATCTGGTTGAAGCCGTTGATGGCGTGCGACACCAGCATCTCCATGCCCTTTTCGTCCAGGCGCTGACCCCAGTCTTCTTCGTCGCCGACGACCGGAGCGCCGAGCGTGCCGTTCGAATGGCAGGCCGCGCAGTACTGCTCGTTGATCTCGGAAGCGGAGAGCTCTACGGCCTCTTCTTCCTCGTCGGCGCTCGCCAGCTGCGATTCGTCCGTCGCAACCATGGCCAGGGGCTGCACGCGCGCCTCGATGCGCGGTATCTCGGCTTCGTGGATGCCCTCATCGCTGC of Algiphilus aromaticivorans DG1253 contains these proteins:
- a CDS encoding c-type cytochrome, encoding MSAANDQQFVGTTLGVLGALVALTIFIIIIANLVGGSDEGIHEAEIPRIEARVQPLAMVATDESQLASADEEEEAVELSASEINEQYCAACHSNGTLGAPVVGDEEDWGQRLDEKGMEMLVSHAINGFNQMPARGGNPDLSDEDIEKTVSYMLEESGQ